The DNA segment CAAAGTATTCAGTTCGGAATATTTTGCCCTGATCAAGGAAAACCCCTCGCTGGCAGCGTTCCTGTCTTTAGGAGACAAGATGATCCTGGTGGTTGGCGAGAAGGCTTATCGCATTGAATAACCTGATTCCCGTAATACTGGCAGCTGGCGAGTCCAGGCGCATGGGAAAACCTAAAATTCTTGCTGAATTGGCAGGCAGAAGATTCGGTGACCTGATCATTGATAATCTTAAATCAGCAGGATTTCAGCGGATTCTGCTCGTACTGGGCTGCGATTACGATTTGTTGCATCCGATTTATTCCAAGCTCGATCTGGATCTGGTCAGGAATGAGGATTTTCAGGCAGGTCCGCTTTCATCCCTGAAGAAAGCGTTGAATTTCCTCGGGGATCCTGTCCCGATCATGCTTTATCCTGTCGATCACCCGCTGGTCAAAGTGGATACTCTGATCCGGCTGAAAGAAGTTCACGGGGAAAATCCTGACCTGATCCTGATCCCCACTTACAAGAAAGAAAAAGGACACCCTGTGGTTTTCGGGAAAGGGTATTTTGGTCCACTTCTGGGAGCTTCGCTTGAGATTGGTGCCAGAGAGGTCGTCTGGAAAAATCTGGAGAAAGTGCTCACAGTTGAAATCAATGACCCTGGTGTGGTAAAAAACATTAACAGACCTTTGGATTTGTGATGGATTTATTATAAGCAAGCTAGAACCTGTAGTTTTAAGCCCTACAGGAAATTTCGGAGGGCTAAAGTGGCTGACTGGTCCAATGTGAATGTGGAAAGCGCTGAGCTGCGAAGGCGCAAGCGCACCCAACGGGTAAAAGTCGAAAAAAAAGAAAAAGAGCAGGAAAGCAAGAAAAAGCAGTTCCGCCTGATGATGCTTTCTCTGACGATTTTCCTGTTCGTGATCATCGGCTTCAGCATGATGATCTATTTTAAAGCTTCGGCGAGCAATCAAAAAACTACAGTAGAGCGCATGTGCGGGTCGTTTGAAGGCATCATCGGCAAAGTGGAACTTTTCAAGAAAGACACGGGATTTTACGATAAACTCGACCCGAACCAGAAGTTTGCAGAGAATGACAAACTCAGGACCAGCGACTCCGCGGAAGTCGTTGCCAAGTTTCCTGATCTTAGCTATGTCAAGCTGTTCGGGCAGACTGAAATTGGATTGACAGGCATTTCCCTGGCTGAATCCGATAATCCTGAATACTCGGCATTGAATTTAAAGATAGATTTTCAGAGCGGGGAACTGGTGGTCTGCCTTCCGAAAGGCAAGGGCGGGATGGAGATCAATACTCCGCTCGGTAAATTAGTACTGGAAAACCTGGTCCGAACCATGGTCAAGATTGACAGTATCCATGCCTCTGATGATTTCAAAGCCAACCACCCGATCCGGATAGTTGTTCAGAGCGGGGCCTTGAAATTCACTGATAAACTCGGGATCAAGGATATTACACTTAAAAACTTTCAGGAAGTCTATATCTGGGACCAACAGGGACAGCTCAGAAGCAGCAAGCAGAAGGAAATCAACCCTGCAGCCGAGCGGTTCTGATTCTTCTTTTTTAACATTCGTTTAACTGGAATATCTTGCCTTGCCGGGCATAAAATGATATGTTTTAATTCGATTTCGAGGAGGTTATTATGGATTACGGCGATACATTGAATCTTCCCAAGACCGATTTTCCCATGAAAGCGAGCCTTCCTGAACGCGAACCTGAGATTCTGAAATACTGGAGCGAGATAAAACTTTATGAGAAGGTCATGTCCAGAAACCGCCTGAATCCCAAGTTCATTTTCCACGACGGACCTCCTTATGCCAACGGACACATCCATATCGGAACTGCCTTGAACAAGATACTTAAGGACATAGTAGTCAAGTACAAAAGCCTGCGTGGCTTCCATGTGCCGTATACACCCGGCTGGGATACCCACGGCCTCCCGATAGAACTCAAGGCCATGGAACAGCTCAAGGGAGAAACTGATCCTCTGAAGATCAGGAAAACATGCAGAGAGTATGCCTCTAAATTCCAGAAAATCCAGCAGGAGCAGTTTGTCAGGCTGGGTACGCTTGCCGACTATGCGAATCCATATCTCACTTTCCTGCCTGAATACGAAGCAAAGGAACTTGAAGTATTCCTAAGGCTGGTTGAACGTGGCTTTGTTTACAAAAACCGCAAGCCGATACACTGGTGTCCCCATTGCGTCACTGCGCTCGCCGAAGCAGAGATTGAATATGAAGACCACAAATCCCCCTCGATTTTCGTGCGATTCAAGCTGAAAGACAGCTTCCGTGACCTGCCGGCTGAAACCTACTTCGTGATCTGGACCACTACGCCCTGGACACTTCCAGGTAATGTGGCGATCTGCCTGCATCCGGACTTCGACTATGTTTCTTTTGCCTATGAAGGCGCTGTCTACATAGTAGCTGAAGGACTTTACAGCTCATTCCTGGCGGGAGTGAACTTTGAACCAGGGAAAGCACAGATCACGGGTAAATACAAAGGCAGGGACCTGGAAGGGCTGAAAGCAGCCCATCCATTTATTGAACGTGAATCCCTCGTGATCCTCGGGGGGCATGTGACCCTGGAGACAGGTACCGGATGTGTGCACACGGCACCCGGCCATGGATCTGAAGATTATAGCGTTGGGCAGAAATACAATCTGGAAATTATTTCTCCGGTGGATGAACGCGGCAGGTTTGACGACGGTTTTCCTTCTCTGAAAGGGAAGCATGTCGAAGCCGCCAATCCGGATGTTGTAAAGATCCTGGCAGAAAAATCGGCATTGCTTGGATCTGCTGAAATTGTCCATCAATACCCACACTGCTGGCGCTGCAAGAAGCCTGTGATTTTCCGTGCCACCCCGCAATGGTTCATCCGCGTGGAAGAAGGAAACCTCAGGAATGATGCTTCGAAGGCCTGCGAAACAGTGCGCTGGATCCCGGAAATAGGGTATACCCGCATCACTTCAATGATCGCCAATCGTCCGGACTGGTGCATTTCCAGGCAGCGTGTCTGGGGAGTGCCGATCCCGGCTGTATATTGCGAGTCCTGCGAAGAGGCCATCCTGGACCCGGGAATCATCGGCAATGTGATCGCCAGGGTAAAAAAAGATGGCTGCGACTGCTGGTGGACCGAATCTGCTGAAAGCTTCATCCCCAAAGGATTCAAATGCCCGAAATGCGGTGGAATCAAGTTCCGCAAGGAGCGGGACATCCTGGACGTCTGGTTTGATTCGGGAACTTCTCACTGGGCGGTGCTCAACCAGTGGCCGGACCTGTCCTGGCCTTCAGATCTCTATCTGGAAGGTTCAGACCAGCACAGGGGCTGGTTCCAGACTTCGCTGCTGACTTCGATGGCGGCCTTTGACAAACCGCCTTACAGGAATGTGCTTACCCATGGTTTTGTAGTGGACGGGGATGGCAGGAAGATGTCCAAGTCGCTGGGGAATGTGATTGCCCCCGAAGAAATGATAAAGCAATATGGAGCAGATGTGCTCAGACTCTGGGTGGCTTCCAGTGACTATCAGGAAGACATCCGGATCTCCAAGCAGATCATGGCTCAGATGGCTGACTCCTATCGGAAGATCCGCAATACCGTGCGATTTCTGCTCGCCAATCTTTACGACAAAGCAGCTAACCGCTATTTTGACCGCTCGGATGCAGTCCCTCTGGATGAAAGGGAGGAACTGGACCGTTACATCATGTATAGATTGAAGGATCTGACTGAGAAAGTGACTGCCTGCTATGAATCCTATGAGTTCTACAAGATCCTGCAGCTTCTCAATAATTTCTGCGCCCTGGACCTGAGTTCGTTCTATCTGGACATCATCAAGGACAGACTTTACACTTCTAAGACCGATTCCAGGAAAAGGCGCAGCGCGCAGTCATCTATCTACGAGCTTTTAATGACCCTGAATACGATCATCGCGCCGCTCCTTTCCTTTACAGCTGAGGAAATCTGGCGGCACATCCCGGGCGAAAAAACAGAAAGCGTCTATCTTTCGAACTGGCCTCTACTGGATTTTCAGGTGGATACCGGTTTGAAAGCCAGATTCGATCTGCTGTCGTCCCTGAAAATATCCGCTGCCGTAGCTCTGGAAGCCGCCCGTACTGAAAAACT comes from the Candidatus Wallbacteria bacterium genome and includes:
- a CDS encoding nucleotidyltransferase family protein, giving the protein MNNLIPVILAAGESRRMGKPKILAELAGRRFGDLIIDNLKSAGFQRILLVLGCDYDLLHPIYSKLDLDLVRNEDFQAGPLSSLKKALNFLGDPVPIMLYPVDHPLVKVDTLIRLKEVHGENPDLILIPTYKKEKGHPVVFGKGYFGPLLGASLEIGAREVVWKNLEKVLTVEINDPGVVKNINRPLDL
- the ileS gene encoding isoleucine--tRNA ligase; the encoded protein is MDYGDTLNLPKTDFPMKASLPEREPEILKYWSEIKLYEKVMSRNRLNPKFIFHDGPPYANGHIHIGTALNKILKDIVVKYKSLRGFHVPYTPGWDTHGLPIELKAMEQLKGETDPLKIRKTCREYASKFQKIQQEQFVRLGTLADYANPYLTFLPEYEAKELEVFLRLVERGFVYKNRKPIHWCPHCVTALAEAEIEYEDHKSPSIFVRFKLKDSFRDLPAETYFVIWTTTPWTLPGNVAICLHPDFDYVSFAYEGAVYIVAEGLYSSFLAGVNFEPGKAQITGKYKGRDLEGLKAAHPFIERESLVILGGHVTLETGTGCVHTAPGHGSEDYSVGQKYNLEIISPVDERGRFDDGFPSLKGKHVEAANPDVVKILAEKSALLGSAEIVHQYPHCWRCKKPVIFRATPQWFIRVEEGNLRNDASKACETVRWIPEIGYTRITSMIANRPDWCISRQRVWGVPIPAVYCESCEEAILDPGIIGNVIARVKKDGCDCWWTESAESFIPKGFKCPKCGGIKFRKERDILDVWFDSGTSHWAVLNQWPDLSWPSDLYLEGSDQHRGWFQTSLLTSMAAFDKPPYRNVLTHGFVVDGDGRKMSKSLGNVIAPEEMIKQYGADVLRLWVASSDYQEDIRISKQIMAQMADSYRKIRNTVRFLLANLYDKAANRYFDRSDAVPLDEREELDRYIMYRLKDLTEKVTACYESYEFYKILQLLNNFCALDLSSFYLDIIKDRLYTSKTDSRKRRSAQSSIYELLMTLNTIIAPLLSFTAEEIWRHIPGEKTESVYLSNWPLLDFQVDTGLKARFDLLSSLKISAAVALEAARTEKLIGHSLDAEILIYSEEHKALLERNLDCLREILIVSQVSLRTEPGTEEKAIWDEGRKNQFLVRKAPGDKCPRCWQYKQLNGKEICPRCLGELGA